In the Topomyia yanbarensis strain Yona2022 chromosome 3, ASM3024719v1, whole genome shotgun sequence genome, one interval contains:
- the LOC131693564 gene encoding calmodulin-beta-like, with amino-acid sequence MSAHTLTEDQERQFRHMFEMFDKDGNGSITTAEMGNVVRALGMNPSQAEIEQMIHEVDLDGSGTIEVNEFLVLMGRKLREDTNDHELREAFKIFDKDGDGFLTVDELSAVMKNFGERLSDEELADLLDEADIDKDGKINYEEFIIMLTK; translated from the coding sequence ATGTCCGCTCACACACTAACCGAAGACCAGGAGCGTCAATTTCGTCACATGTTTGAAATGTTCGATAAAGATGGAAATGGCTCGATCACAACAGCGGAGATGGGTAACGTTGTCCGTGCACTGGGAATGAACCCATCGCAGGCGGAAATAGAACAGATGATCCATGAGGTCGATCTGGATGGAAGCGGTACCATAGAAGTGAATGAATTTCTAGTGCTAATGGGGCGAAAACTGCGGGAAGATACCAACGATCATGAACTGCGGGaggctttcaaaattttcgacaAGGATGGCGACGGTTTTCTGACGGTTGACGAGCTATCGGCAGTTATGAAGAACTTCGGCGAACGACTGTCCGATGAGGAGCTGGCGGACTTGTTGGATGAAGCGGATATTGACAAAGATGGCAAAATAAATTATGAAGagtttattattatgttaacaaaataa
- the LOC131693946 gene encoding protein aubergine-like isoform X1 translates to MFAFFSISFVTKLEIRLFVCIFSNFSKNFTRLTIRDLKALDKKKEKALPRLSFARNRYSRMSGSNSPQDSNGGRSRARGFVGGSRGGYNGGPSRGGGSRHSSGAGWPGAEEHAPRGQVGSFQHREQYQQVAGSSRSSRPHLSPRPEQTDEKPVDEVAALEKKVRPQEHASGERSFQRGSGVAGRGGMRGKRFLPEIVRTRADATVSKQGTTGRQVMLKTNYFRVVRNDDERIFQYRVDFTPSVESSKKMSSLIYNLKSTIGGYLFDGTLLFTRNKLCGEEIEMTTKDSTTEEEYNIRFRRTGVVDGTNETAFVIFNLINRKAMAGLKLQLIGRSFFDPEAKVSVRQYGIELYPGYVTSIRQHEQEVLMCAELTHRVMRTDTCYSLFEQCMNQRGNFRDNYKRMILGSVVMTTYGKNNTYTISDVDFNVTPESSFETKNGALTFMQYFKDRYNVTIRDPRQPMLVSRPKPREIRAGMPELIYLVPELSRITGITDDMRKDFHLMRALADHTRLNPDKRIERLETFNRRLQQCKESSDIFKFWKTELDRRLVEVPARILPPETVFFHPEQADYQVLAGDMAEWQMAFRNNPMYLTVALTNWCVVVPAGSERLIADFMGCLKQAANGMHFQIEEPRRIVIPNDSPVVYVEQLSQIIQRDPQLIMCLVTNDKVDRYAAIKKKCCVERAVPTQVMKTRTITPKGGNVRTLMSVATKVAIQMNCKLGGIPWVLKSPLSSVMVIGFDICKDSKDRSKAYGALVASMYGGGIKHPKYYSTVNQHSNGGELSSFLALNVIKAIRAYASCFNGALPQRIVIYRDGVGDGQLNYVHEHEVNAVKEKLEAAYKASEIPSRLTFFVVNKRINTRLFQDRRNPSPGTVVDDVITLPERNDFFLVSQSVRQGTVSPTSYNILRDESGLSADRLQQYTFKQTHLYYNWSGTVGVPAVCQYAHKLSALAGQFLHQTPSTWLEKKLYYL, encoded by the exons ATgtttgcattctttagcatcTCCTTTGTAACTAAACTTGAAATCAGATTGTTTGTGtgtatattttccaatttttccaAGAATTTTACCCGCTTGACTATACGGGATTTAAAAGCGCTGGATAAAAAAAAAGAGAAGGCGTTGCCGCGTTTGAGTTTTGCTA GAAATCGTTACTCGAGAATGTCTGGTAGCAACAGTCCGCAAGATAGCAACGGCGGTCGGAGTCGGGCTCGTGGGTTTGTTGGAGGCTCGCGCGGTGGATATAACGGCGGTCCATCACGTGGCGGCGGCAGTCGTCATAGTAGTGGAGCTGGTTGGCCGGGGGCCGAAGAGCACGCTCCACGAGGCCAGGTTGGAAGTTTTCAACATCGTGAACAGTACCAGCAAGTAGCTGGCAGCAGCCGTTCTTCGCGGCCCCATTTGTCGCCTCGTCCCGAGCAAACTGACGAAAAACCAGTTGATGAAGTTGCGGCACTCGAAAAGAAGGTCAGACCACAAGAACATGCTTCGGGGGAGCGTTCCTTTCAACGTGGATCCGGCGTTGCTGGTCGTGGTGGGATGCGCGGAAAACGCTTCTTGCCGGAGATTGTACGTACACGAGCGGACGCTACCGTTTCTAAGCAAGGTACAACCGGAAGGCAAGTCATGTTGAAAACAAACTACTTCCGGGTTGTACGAAACGATGATGAAAGAATTTTCCAATACCGAGTGGATTTCACTCCCTCAGTGGAAAGTAGCAAGAAAATGAGCTCGCTGATATACAACCTGAAATCGACAATTGGTGGGTACTTGTTCGATGGTACACTTCTATTTACGAGAAATAAACTGTGCGGCGAAGAAATTGAAATGACTACTAAAGACAGTACGACCGAGGAAGAATACAACATTAGATTCAGAAGAACTGGAGTAGTAGATGGGACAAACGAAACGGCATTTGTGATTTTCAACTTAATCAATCGCAAAGCTATGGCGGGTTTGAAGTTACAGCTAATCGGTCGCAGTTTCTTCGATCCGGAAGCAAAAGTATCGGTCCGACAGTATGGCATTGAGCTATATCCGGGCTACGTTACAAGTATTCGTCAGCATGAACAAGAGGTTCTGATGTGCGCCGAATTGACGCATAGAGTAATGCGGACAGATACGTGTTATTCACTTTTCGAACAGTGTATGAATCAGAGAGGAAACTTTAGGGACAATTACAAGCGTATGATTTTGGGGTCTGTCGTAATGACAACTTACGGAAAAAATAATACATACACCATTTCGGATGTCGATTTCAATGTCACCCCGGAAAGTTCTTTCGAAACCAAGAATGGTGCTCTCACTTTCATGCAGTACTTCAAAGATCGCTATAATGTGACAATTAGGGATCCTCGGCAACCGATGTTGGTGTCCCGGCCAAAACCAAGAGAAATTCGGGCCGGAATGCCCGAACTGATCTATTTAGTACCAGAGCTATCTCGAATTACCGGTATTACGGATGATATGCGCAAGGATTTCCA TTTAATGCGAGCATTAGCTGATCACACTCGCTTGAATCCAGATAAGCGCATTGAAAGATTGGAGACGTTCAACAGACGATTGCAGCAGTGCAAAGAAAGCAGCGATATTTTCAAATTCTGGAAGACAGAATTGGACCGCCGCTTGGTGGAAGTACCTGCGAGAATACTACCCCCAGAAACTGTATTTTTTCATCCAGAACAAGCCGACTA tcAGGTGTTGGCTGGCGATATGGCTGAGTGGCAAATGGCGTTCCGCAACAATCCAATGTATTTGACCGTTGCTCTCACAAACTGGTGCGTCGTAGTTCCTGCCGGTAGCGAGAGATTAATCGCCGATTTTATGGGATGCTTGAAACAAGCTGCTAATGGAATGCACTTCCAAATCGAAGAACCACGACGAATTGTCATTCCGAATGATTCTCCAGTCGTTTACGTAGAACAACTGTCTCAAATCATTCAACGAGACCCGCAATTGATCATGTGCTTAGTAACTAACGATAAGGTGGATCGTTACGctgcgattaaaaaaaaatgttgcgtggAACGGGCAGTTCCAACGCAGGTAATGAAGACTCGTACGATCACTCCGAAGGGTGGCAATGTGCGTACGTTAATGTCCGTTGCCACTAAAGTTGCAATCCAGATGAACTGTAAACTTGGTGGTATTCCCTGGGTTCTCAAGAGTCCCCTATCTTCAGTtatggtaattggatttgacatcTGTAAGGATTCAAAGGATAGATCCAAAGCATACGGTGCCTTGGTGGCATCCATGTACGGTGGCGGTATCAAACATCCCAAGTACTACTCAACGGTGAATCAGCATAGCAACGGGGGCGAGCTGTCAAGCTTCTTGGCATTGAATGTTATCAAAGCCATCCGCGCATATGCTTCCTGCTTCAACGGTGCATTACCGCAGCGTATCGTCATCTACCGCGATGGCGTCGGCGATGGTCAACTGAATTATGTTCACGAGCACGAAGTAAATGCAGTAAAGGAGAAACTGGAAGCAGCCTACAAAGCATCGGAAATCCCTTCAAGATTGACTTTCTTTGTAGTCAACAAACGAATCAACACACGTTTGTTCCAAGACAGAAGAAACCCATCCCCAGGAACAGTCGTTGACGATGTCATTACCCTGCCAGAGAG AAACGACTTCTTTTTGGTTTCGCAAAGCGTTCGCCAGGGTACGGTCTCCCCAACATCATATAATATCCTCCGAGATGAGTCCGGACTGAGTGCTGATCGATTGCAGCAATACACCTTCAAGCAGACACATCTGTATTATAACTGGTCCGGAACCGTTGGCGTACCGGCTGTTTGCCAGTATGCGCATAAACTCTCAGCTCTTGCAGGACAATTCCTACATCAGACGCCCAGCACATggctggaaaaaaaattatactaccTGTAA
- the LOC131693946 gene encoding protein aubergine-like isoform X2 translates to MWRGNRYSRMSGSNSPQDSNGGRSRARGFVGGSRGGYNGGPSRGGGSRHSSGAGWPGAEEHAPRGQVGSFQHREQYQQVAGSSRSSRPHLSPRPEQTDEKPVDEVAALEKKVRPQEHASGERSFQRGSGVAGRGGMRGKRFLPEIVRTRADATVSKQGTTGRQVMLKTNYFRVVRNDDERIFQYRVDFTPSVESSKKMSSLIYNLKSTIGGYLFDGTLLFTRNKLCGEEIEMTTKDSTTEEEYNIRFRRTGVVDGTNETAFVIFNLINRKAMAGLKLQLIGRSFFDPEAKVSVRQYGIELYPGYVTSIRQHEQEVLMCAELTHRVMRTDTCYSLFEQCMNQRGNFRDNYKRMILGSVVMTTYGKNNTYTISDVDFNVTPESSFETKNGALTFMQYFKDRYNVTIRDPRQPMLVSRPKPREIRAGMPELIYLVPELSRITGITDDMRKDFHLMRALADHTRLNPDKRIERLETFNRRLQQCKESSDIFKFWKTELDRRLVEVPARILPPETVFFHPEQADYQVLAGDMAEWQMAFRNNPMYLTVALTNWCVVVPAGSERLIADFMGCLKQAANGMHFQIEEPRRIVIPNDSPVVYVEQLSQIIQRDPQLIMCLVTNDKVDRYAAIKKKCCVERAVPTQVMKTRTITPKGGNVRTLMSVATKVAIQMNCKLGGIPWVLKSPLSSVMVIGFDICKDSKDRSKAYGALVASMYGGGIKHPKYYSTVNQHSNGGELSSFLALNVIKAIRAYASCFNGALPQRIVIYRDGVGDGQLNYVHEHEVNAVKEKLEAAYKASEIPSRLTFFVVNKRINTRLFQDRRNPSPGTVVDDVITLPERNDFFLVSQSVRQGTVSPTSYNILRDESGLSADRLQQYTFKQTHLYYNWSGTVGVPAVCQYAHKLSALAGQFLHQTPSTWLEKKLYYL, encoded by the exons GAAATCGTTACTCGAGAATGTCTGGTAGCAACAGTCCGCAAGATAGCAACGGCGGTCGGAGTCGGGCTCGTGGGTTTGTTGGAGGCTCGCGCGGTGGATATAACGGCGGTCCATCACGTGGCGGCGGCAGTCGTCATAGTAGTGGAGCTGGTTGGCCGGGGGCCGAAGAGCACGCTCCACGAGGCCAGGTTGGAAGTTTTCAACATCGTGAACAGTACCAGCAAGTAGCTGGCAGCAGCCGTTCTTCGCGGCCCCATTTGTCGCCTCGTCCCGAGCAAACTGACGAAAAACCAGTTGATGAAGTTGCGGCACTCGAAAAGAAGGTCAGACCACAAGAACATGCTTCGGGGGAGCGTTCCTTTCAACGTGGATCCGGCGTTGCTGGTCGTGGTGGGATGCGCGGAAAACGCTTCTTGCCGGAGATTGTACGTACACGAGCGGACGCTACCGTTTCTAAGCAAGGTACAACCGGAAGGCAAGTCATGTTGAAAACAAACTACTTCCGGGTTGTACGAAACGATGATGAAAGAATTTTCCAATACCGAGTGGATTTCACTCCCTCAGTGGAAAGTAGCAAGAAAATGAGCTCGCTGATATACAACCTGAAATCGACAATTGGTGGGTACTTGTTCGATGGTACACTTCTATTTACGAGAAATAAACTGTGCGGCGAAGAAATTGAAATGACTACTAAAGACAGTACGACCGAGGAAGAATACAACATTAGATTCAGAAGAACTGGAGTAGTAGATGGGACAAACGAAACGGCATTTGTGATTTTCAACTTAATCAATCGCAAAGCTATGGCGGGTTTGAAGTTACAGCTAATCGGTCGCAGTTTCTTCGATCCGGAAGCAAAAGTATCGGTCCGACAGTATGGCATTGAGCTATATCCGGGCTACGTTACAAGTATTCGTCAGCATGAACAAGAGGTTCTGATGTGCGCCGAATTGACGCATAGAGTAATGCGGACAGATACGTGTTATTCACTTTTCGAACAGTGTATGAATCAGAGAGGAAACTTTAGGGACAATTACAAGCGTATGATTTTGGGGTCTGTCGTAATGACAACTTACGGAAAAAATAATACATACACCATTTCGGATGTCGATTTCAATGTCACCCCGGAAAGTTCTTTCGAAACCAAGAATGGTGCTCTCACTTTCATGCAGTACTTCAAAGATCGCTATAATGTGACAATTAGGGATCCTCGGCAACCGATGTTGGTGTCCCGGCCAAAACCAAGAGAAATTCGGGCCGGAATGCCCGAACTGATCTATTTAGTACCAGAGCTATCTCGAATTACCGGTATTACGGATGATATGCGCAAGGATTTCCA TTTAATGCGAGCATTAGCTGATCACACTCGCTTGAATCCAGATAAGCGCATTGAAAGATTGGAGACGTTCAACAGACGATTGCAGCAGTGCAAAGAAAGCAGCGATATTTTCAAATTCTGGAAGACAGAATTGGACCGCCGCTTGGTGGAAGTACCTGCGAGAATACTACCCCCAGAAACTGTATTTTTTCATCCAGAACAAGCCGACTA tcAGGTGTTGGCTGGCGATATGGCTGAGTGGCAAATGGCGTTCCGCAACAATCCAATGTATTTGACCGTTGCTCTCACAAACTGGTGCGTCGTAGTTCCTGCCGGTAGCGAGAGATTAATCGCCGATTTTATGGGATGCTTGAAACAAGCTGCTAATGGAATGCACTTCCAAATCGAAGAACCACGACGAATTGTCATTCCGAATGATTCTCCAGTCGTTTACGTAGAACAACTGTCTCAAATCATTCAACGAGACCCGCAATTGATCATGTGCTTAGTAACTAACGATAAGGTGGATCGTTACGctgcgattaaaaaaaaatgttgcgtggAACGGGCAGTTCCAACGCAGGTAATGAAGACTCGTACGATCACTCCGAAGGGTGGCAATGTGCGTACGTTAATGTCCGTTGCCACTAAAGTTGCAATCCAGATGAACTGTAAACTTGGTGGTATTCCCTGGGTTCTCAAGAGTCCCCTATCTTCAGTtatggtaattggatttgacatcTGTAAGGATTCAAAGGATAGATCCAAAGCATACGGTGCCTTGGTGGCATCCATGTACGGTGGCGGTATCAAACATCCCAAGTACTACTCAACGGTGAATCAGCATAGCAACGGGGGCGAGCTGTCAAGCTTCTTGGCATTGAATGTTATCAAAGCCATCCGCGCATATGCTTCCTGCTTCAACGGTGCATTACCGCAGCGTATCGTCATCTACCGCGATGGCGTCGGCGATGGTCAACTGAATTATGTTCACGAGCACGAAGTAAATGCAGTAAAGGAGAAACTGGAAGCAGCCTACAAAGCATCGGAAATCCCTTCAAGATTGACTTTCTTTGTAGTCAACAAACGAATCAACACACGTTTGTTCCAAGACAGAAGAAACCCATCCCCAGGAACAGTCGTTGACGATGTCATTACCCTGCCAGAGAG AAACGACTTCTTTTTGGTTTCGCAAAGCGTTCGCCAGGGTACGGTCTCCCCAACATCATATAATATCCTCCGAGATGAGTCCGGACTGAGTGCTGATCGATTGCAGCAATACACCTTCAAGCAGACACATCTGTATTATAACTGGTCCGGAACCGTTGGCGTACCGGCTGTTTGCCAGTATGCGCATAAACTCTCAGCTCTTGCAGGACAATTCCTACATCAGACGCCCAGCACATggctggaaaaaaaattatactaccTGTAA
- the LOC131693946 gene encoding protein aubergine-like isoform X3 yields MSGSNSPQDSNGGRSRARGFVGGSRGGYNGGPSRGGGSRHSSGAGWPGAEEHAPRGQVGSFQHREQYQQVAGSSRSSRPHLSPRPEQTDEKPVDEVAALEKKVRPQEHASGERSFQRGSGVAGRGGMRGKRFLPEIVRTRADATVSKQGTTGRQVMLKTNYFRVVRNDDERIFQYRVDFTPSVESSKKMSSLIYNLKSTIGGYLFDGTLLFTRNKLCGEEIEMTTKDSTTEEEYNIRFRRTGVVDGTNETAFVIFNLINRKAMAGLKLQLIGRSFFDPEAKVSVRQYGIELYPGYVTSIRQHEQEVLMCAELTHRVMRTDTCYSLFEQCMNQRGNFRDNYKRMILGSVVMTTYGKNNTYTISDVDFNVTPESSFETKNGALTFMQYFKDRYNVTIRDPRQPMLVSRPKPREIRAGMPELIYLVPELSRITGITDDMRKDFHLMRALADHTRLNPDKRIERLETFNRRLQQCKESSDIFKFWKTELDRRLVEVPARILPPETVFFHPEQADYQVLAGDMAEWQMAFRNNPMYLTVALTNWCVVVPAGSERLIADFMGCLKQAANGMHFQIEEPRRIVIPNDSPVVYVEQLSQIIQRDPQLIMCLVTNDKVDRYAAIKKKCCVERAVPTQVMKTRTITPKGGNVRTLMSVATKVAIQMNCKLGGIPWVLKSPLSSVMVIGFDICKDSKDRSKAYGALVASMYGGGIKHPKYYSTVNQHSNGGELSSFLALNVIKAIRAYASCFNGALPQRIVIYRDGVGDGQLNYVHEHEVNAVKEKLEAAYKASEIPSRLTFFVVNKRINTRLFQDRRNPSPGTVVDDVITLPERNDFFLVSQSVRQGTVSPTSYNILRDESGLSADRLQQYTFKQTHLYYNWSGTVGVPAVCQYAHKLSALAGQFLHQTPSTWLEKKLYYL; encoded by the exons ATGTCTGGTAGCAACAGTCCGCAAGATAGCAACGGCGGTCGGAGTCGGGCTCGTGGGTTTGTTGGAGGCTCGCGCGGTGGATATAACGGCGGTCCATCACGTGGCGGCGGCAGTCGTCATAGTAGTGGAGCTGGTTGGCCGGGGGCCGAAGAGCACGCTCCACGAGGCCAGGTTGGAAGTTTTCAACATCGTGAACAGTACCAGCAAGTAGCTGGCAGCAGCCGTTCTTCGCGGCCCCATTTGTCGCCTCGTCCCGAGCAAACTGACGAAAAACCAGTTGATGAAGTTGCGGCACTCGAAAAGAAGGTCAGACCACAAGAACATGCTTCGGGGGAGCGTTCCTTTCAACGTGGATCCGGCGTTGCTGGTCGTGGTGGGATGCGCGGAAAACGCTTCTTGCCGGAGATTGTACGTACACGAGCGGACGCTACCGTTTCTAAGCAAGGTACAACCGGAAGGCAAGTCATGTTGAAAACAAACTACTTCCGGGTTGTACGAAACGATGATGAAAGAATTTTCCAATACCGAGTGGATTTCACTCCCTCAGTGGAAAGTAGCAAGAAAATGAGCTCGCTGATATACAACCTGAAATCGACAATTGGTGGGTACTTGTTCGATGGTACACTTCTATTTACGAGAAATAAACTGTGCGGCGAAGAAATTGAAATGACTACTAAAGACAGTACGACCGAGGAAGAATACAACATTAGATTCAGAAGAACTGGAGTAGTAGATGGGACAAACGAAACGGCATTTGTGATTTTCAACTTAATCAATCGCAAAGCTATGGCGGGTTTGAAGTTACAGCTAATCGGTCGCAGTTTCTTCGATCCGGAAGCAAAAGTATCGGTCCGACAGTATGGCATTGAGCTATATCCGGGCTACGTTACAAGTATTCGTCAGCATGAACAAGAGGTTCTGATGTGCGCCGAATTGACGCATAGAGTAATGCGGACAGATACGTGTTATTCACTTTTCGAACAGTGTATGAATCAGAGAGGAAACTTTAGGGACAATTACAAGCGTATGATTTTGGGGTCTGTCGTAATGACAACTTACGGAAAAAATAATACATACACCATTTCGGATGTCGATTTCAATGTCACCCCGGAAAGTTCTTTCGAAACCAAGAATGGTGCTCTCACTTTCATGCAGTACTTCAAAGATCGCTATAATGTGACAATTAGGGATCCTCGGCAACCGATGTTGGTGTCCCGGCCAAAACCAAGAGAAATTCGGGCCGGAATGCCCGAACTGATCTATTTAGTACCAGAGCTATCTCGAATTACCGGTATTACGGATGATATGCGCAAGGATTTCCA TTTAATGCGAGCATTAGCTGATCACACTCGCTTGAATCCAGATAAGCGCATTGAAAGATTGGAGACGTTCAACAGACGATTGCAGCAGTGCAAAGAAAGCAGCGATATTTTCAAATTCTGGAAGACAGAATTGGACCGCCGCTTGGTGGAAGTACCTGCGAGAATACTACCCCCAGAAACTGTATTTTTTCATCCAGAACAAGCCGACTA tcAGGTGTTGGCTGGCGATATGGCTGAGTGGCAAATGGCGTTCCGCAACAATCCAATGTATTTGACCGTTGCTCTCACAAACTGGTGCGTCGTAGTTCCTGCCGGTAGCGAGAGATTAATCGCCGATTTTATGGGATGCTTGAAACAAGCTGCTAATGGAATGCACTTCCAAATCGAAGAACCACGACGAATTGTCATTCCGAATGATTCTCCAGTCGTTTACGTAGAACAACTGTCTCAAATCATTCAACGAGACCCGCAATTGATCATGTGCTTAGTAACTAACGATAAGGTGGATCGTTACGctgcgattaaaaaaaaatgttgcgtggAACGGGCAGTTCCAACGCAGGTAATGAAGACTCGTACGATCACTCCGAAGGGTGGCAATGTGCGTACGTTAATGTCCGTTGCCACTAAAGTTGCAATCCAGATGAACTGTAAACTTGGTGGTATTCCCTGGGTTCTCAAGAGTCCCCTATCTTCAGTtatggtaattggatttgacatcTGTAAGGATTCAAAGGATAGATCCAAAGCATACGGTGCCTTGGTGGCATCCATGTACGGTGGCGGTATCAAACATCCCAAGTACTACTCAACGGTGAATCAGCATAGCAACGGGGGCGAGCTGTCAAGCTTCTTGGCATTGAATGTTATCAAAGCCATCCGCGCATATGCTTCCTGCTTCAACGGTGCATTACCGCAGCGTATCGTCATCTACCGCGATGGCGTCGGCGATGGTCAACTGAATTATGTTCACGAGCACGAAGTAAATGCAGTAAAGGAGAAACTGGAAGCAGCCTACAAAGCATCGGAAATCCCTTCAAGATTGACTTTCTTTGTAGTCAACAAACGAATCAACACACGTTTGTTCCAAGACAGAAGAAACCCATCCCCAGGAACAGTCGTTGACGATGTCATTACCCTGCCAGAGAG AAACGACTTCTTTTTGGTTTCGCAAAGCGTTCGCCAGGGTACGGTCTCCCCAACATCATATAATATCCTCCGAGATGAGTCCGGACTGAGTGCTGATCGATTGCAGCAATACACCTTCAAGCAGACACATCTGTATTATAACTGGTCCGGAACCGTTGGCGTACCGGCTGTTTGCCAGTATGCGCATAAACTCTCAGCTCTTGCAGGACAATTCCTACATCAGACGCCCAGCACATggctggaaaaaaaattatactaccTGTAA